The following coding sequences are from one Macaca nemestrina isolate mMacNem1 chromosome 1, mMacNem.hap1, whole genome shotgun sequence window:
- the LOC105463333 gene encoding olfactory receptor 2T2 isoform X2 — protein sequence MGMEGLLQNSTNFVLTGLITHPAFPGLLFAIVFSIFVVAITANVLMILLIHVDSRLHTPMYFLLSQLSIMDTIYICITVPKMLQDLLSKDKTISFLGCALQIFLYLTLIGGEFFLLGLMAYDRSREINHFFCEIPAVLRLSCTDTSLYETLMYACCVLMLLPPLSVISVSYTRILLTVHRMNSAEGRRKAFATCSSHVTVVSMFYGAAFYTNVLPHSYHTPGKDKVVSAFYTILTPMLNPLIYSLRNQEVAAALRKVLGRCGSSQSIRVGTVIRKD from the exons ATGGGCATGGAGGGCCTTCTCCAGAACTCCACTAACTTCGTCCTCACAGGCCTCATCACCCATCCTGCCTTCCCCGGGCTTCTCTTTGCAATAGtcttctccatctttgtggtGGCCATAACAGCCAACGTGCTCATGATTCTGCTCATCCATGTGGACTCCCGCCTCCACACTCCCATGTACTTCTTGCTCAGCCAGCTCTCCATCATGGACACCATCTACATCTGTATCACGGTCCCCAAGATGCTCCAGGACCTCCTGTCCAAGGACAAGACCATTTCCTTCCTGGGCTGCGCACTTCAGATCTTCCTCTACCTGACCCTGATTGGAGGGGAATTCTTCCTGCTGGGTCTCATGGCCTATGACCG CTCCCGAGAGATCAATCACTTTTTCTGTGAGATCCCAGCCGTGCTGAGGTTGTCGTGCACAGACACGTCGCTCTACGAGACCCTGATGTATGCCTGCTGCGTGCTGATGCTGCTCCCTCCTCTGTCCGTCATCTCCGTGTCCTACACGCGCATCCTCCTGACTGTGCACCGGATGAACTCTGCTGAGGGCCGGCGCAAAGCCTTTGCTACGTGTTCCTCCCACGTCACGGTGGTGAGCATGTTCTACGGGGCGGCCTTCTACACCAACGTGCTGCCCCACTCCTACCACACCCCGGGGAAGGACAAAGTGGTGTCCGCCTTCTACACCATCCTCACCCCCATGCTCAACCCACTCATCTACAGCTTGAGGAATCAAGAGGTGGCCGCAGCTCTGAGGAAAGTGCTGGGGAGATGTGGCTCCTCCCAGAGCATCAGGGTGGGGACTGTGATCAGGAAGGACTAG
- the LOC105463333 gene encoding olfactory receptor 2T2 isoform X1 → MGMEGLLQNSTNFVLTGLITHPAFPGLLFAIVFSIFVVAITANVLMILLIHVDSRLHTPMYFLLSQLSIMDTIYICITVPKMLQDLLSKDKTISFLGCALQIFLYLTLIGGEFFLLGLMAYDRYVAVCDPLRYPLLMNRRLCLFMVLGSWAGGSLDGFMLTPVTMSFPFCSSREINHFFCEIPAVLRLSCTDTSLYETLMYACCVLMLLPPLSVISVSYTRILLTVHRMNSAEGRRKAFATCSSHVTVVSMFYGAAFYTNVLPHSYHTPGKDKVVSAFYTILTPMLNPLIYSLRNQEVAAALRKVLGRCGSSQSIRVGTVIRKD, encoded by the coding sequence ATGGGCATGGAGGGCCTTCTCCAGAACTCCACTAACTTCGTCCTCACAGGCCTCATCACCCATCCTGCCTTCCCCGGGCTTCTCTTTGCAATAGtcttctccatctttgtggtGGCCATAACAGCCAACGTGCTCATGATTCTGCTCATCCATGTGGACTCCCGCCTCCACACTCCCATGTACTTCTTGCTCAGCCAGCTCTCCATCATGGACACCATCTACATCTGTATCACGGTCCCCAAGATGCTCCAGGACCTCCTGTCCAAGGACAAGACCATTTCCTTCCTGGGCTGCGCACTTCAGATCTTCCTCTACCTGACCCTGATTGGAGGGGAATTCTTCCTGCTGGGTCTCATGGCCTATGACCGGTACGTGGCTGTGTGCGACCCTCTCCGGTACCCTCTCCTCATGAACCGCAGGCTCTGCTTATTCATGGTGCTCGGCTCCTGGGCGGGCGGCTCCTTGGATGGGTTCATGCTGACTCCTGTCACTATGAGTTTCCCCTTCTGTAGCTCCCGAGAGATCAATCACTTTTTCTGTGAGATCCCAGCCGTGCTGAGGTTGTCGTGCACAGACACGTCGCTCTACGAGACCCTGATGTATGCCTGCTGCGTGCTGATGCTGCTCCCTCCTCTGTCCGTCATCTCCGTGTCCTACACGCGCATCCTCCTGACTGTGCACCGGATGAACTCTGCTGAGGGCCGGCGCAAAGCCTTTGCTACGTGTTCCTCCCACGTCACGGTGGTGAGCATGTTCTACGGGGCGGCCTTCTACACCAACGTGCTGCCCCACTCCTACCACACCCCGGGGAAGGACAAAGTGGTGTCCGCCTTCTACACCATCCTCACCCCCATGCTCAACCCACTCATCTACAGCTTGAGGAATCAAGAGGTGGCCGCAGCTCTGAGGAAAGTGCTGGGGAGATGTGGCTCCTCCCAGAGCATCAGGGTGGGGACTGTGATCAGGAAGGACTAG
- the LOC139356385 gene encoding olfactory receptor 2T27: MERGNYSVYADFILLGLFSNARFPWLLFALVLLVFVTSVASNMTMIILIHIDSRLHTPMYFLLSQLSLMDILYISTIVPKMLVDQVMSQRAISFAGCTAQHFLYLTLAGAEFFLLGLMSYDRYIAVCNPLRYPVLMSRRVCWLVVAAAWLGGSVDGFLLTPVTMQFPFCASREINHFFCEVPALLKLSCTDTSAYETAMYVCCIMMLLIPFSVISASYTRILMTVYRMSEAEGRRKAVATCSSHMVVVGLFYGAAMYTYVLPHSYHTPEQDKAVSAFYTILTPMLNPLIYSLRNKDVTGALQKVVGRCVSSGKVTAF; the protein is encoded by the coding sequence ATGGAGCGGGGCAATTATTCCGTGTATGCCGACTTCATCCTCTTGGGTTTGTTCAGCAACGCCCGTTTCCCCTGGCTTCTCTTTGCCCTCGTTCTCCTGGTCTTTGTGACCTCTGTAGCCAGCAACATGACCATGATCATTCTCATCCACATAGACTCCCGCCTTCACACCCCCATGTACTTCCTGCTCAGCCAGCTCTCCCTCATGGACATCCTGTACATTTCCACCATTGTGCCCAAAATGCTGGTGGACCAGGTGATGAGCCAGAGAGCCATTTCCTTTGCAGGATGCACTGCCCAACACTTCCTCTACCTGACCTTAGCAGGGGCTGAGTTCTTCCTCCTAGGACTCATGTCCTATGATCGCTACATAGCCGTCTGCAACCCTCTCCGCTACCCTGTCCTCATGAGCCGTAGGGTCTGCTGGTTGGTTGTGGCGGcagcctggctgggagggtctGTGGATGGTTTCCTGCTCACCCCCGTCACCATGCAGTTCCCCTTCTGTGCCTCTCGGGAGATCAACCACTTCTTCTGTGAGGTCCCTGCCCTTCTGAAGCTCTCCTGCACGGACACGTCGGCCTACGAGACAGCCATGTATGTCTGCTGCATTATGATGCTCCTCATCCCTTTCTCTGTCATCTCAGCCTCGTACACAAGAATTCTCATGACTGTTTATAGGATGAGTGAGGCAGAGGGGAGGCGAAAGGCTGTGGCCACCTGCTCCTCACACATGGTGGTTGTCGGCCTCTTCTATGGGGCTGCCATGTACACATACGTGCTGCCTCACTCTTACCACACCCCTGAGCAGGACAAAGCTGTGTCTGCCTTCTACACCATCCTCACTCCCATGCTCAACCCACTCATTTATAGCCTTAGGAACAAGGATGTCACAGGGGCCCTACAGAAGGTGGTGGGGAGGTGTGTGTCCTCAGGAAAGGTAACCGCTTTCTAA